TATATTGTTTTACCGACGAATTTTGACGGTCTGCTGACAGCTAAGCCGTCAGCTTCCGTTTTACCCGACAGATGTACGTCTTGAACACAGATTCGATCGTGCATACCTGTTATCAATCCCAGCAACATGCAGCATGCTTGGGTCGGTTCAATATAGAAAACATGGACATTATCTTTATATATATGTTTTATCCCGAATGTCAGTCCTCCCGGAGCGCCTCCGACGCCGCAGGGAATAAACAAAAAAAGCGGATGATCCGAATCCATTTTTATGTTTTTTTCTTCCAATTGTTTTTTTAGTCTTTTTGCCGCAACCGCATAACCGAGGAATAAGTTTTTTGAATTTTCGTCATCGACAAAGTAGCTTTTCGGATCGGAAGCGGCGCGTCGTCTTCCTTCTTCGACAGCTTTGCCGTAGTCTCCTGCATATTCGATAACATTGACGCCTTTCGAGCGCAAGAGTTCTTTTTTCCATTGTTTCGCATCGGCAGACATGTGAACAAAAACGGTAAAGCCTAACGCTGCGCTGATAATTCCGATAGAAAGACCTAAGTTCCCGGTGGAACCGACATGGATTGTGTATTCTGAAAAAAAGGCTTTCATCGCAGAATCGGCAAATTTCGAGTAATCATCGTTTACGTGTATCTTATTGTGCTGAAGGGCAAGATCTTCAGCATATTTAAGAATTTCGTATATACCGCCTCGCGCTTTAACGGAACCGGCAACAGCCAAATCGCTATCCCTTTTGAGCAGCAATTTTCCGTAAATTCGAACGCCGTAATCGCAATGCAATCTTTTTTTCATCGCACCGATCTCTTGTAACGGAGATTCGATCAGTCCGTTCGTTTCGGCAGTTTCCGGAAAACATGTTTGAATAAACGATGAAAATCTCTGTAAGCGTTTTTCCGCATCGTCTATATCGGCCTCATGTACTGAAAGGTTTTCTATTGCCGATTTGAAATTCGTTGCATTTGGATTAATCCAGCAGACTTCTTCCCCTTCGGAGATATTTTTTATGATAGGATTTTTTTTAATTAATTCCGTAATGTCCATGTCGATCCCTGTTGATGTTTATAGTTTATTTCATAATTCTACGGATATACTCTTTCGAATATTTCTAAAGGTCGTCTTGCTTTTCCCAACCGTCGTAACCGTGTCCCGCGCCCCGCACGAATTTACGTTCGGCATGCGGCAGCACTTCCATATAGCGTTCGGAATTTTCGGGTAAAACATCGGTATCCGCATCACCGTGAATAAAATATACGGGCTTTTCAAAATCCTTAATTGCAGCTATGCCGTCCAACGGATTGTCTTTTATATCTCGAAAAAATTCTTTTCCGATTCTATCACCCATAAAATCCACATTATTCCCCGCCATACCGTAGGTAAATCGTTCTTTTCCGAGCAAATGCATAAAACATTCGTATGCTCTGCTGACAGGACTCCAAAATAATATTCCGTCCAGCAAAATTTCTCTACAGCAAAGGGCGGTTTCAAGAGCGCCCATGCTATATCCGAGTATCATTGTTTTTTCCGGAGTCAATACGTCTTTTACCCAGTGAAGAATTTTCTTGAAGTCTTCGGTTTCACCGGAAATTGTCATGTATGTCCAATCGCCTTCACTGTCGCCCGCACCGGCACAATCGAAACGAACGACGGTGTAGCCTTCTTCCACGAGATCATGCCCGAGATTTACCATCATTCTATGAGGAGTAATTTTATTCCGCAAAAACCGTGCTTGTAAATGATCGTTTTTTTACCCCTATCTTTTTCATTTTTATATTCAATCAAACAAACCATATCTTGTCCGCGGCTGTTTATAATTTTTGCTTTGATCATAAAACGCTCCTCATAGTTCTCATAATTCGGATTAGTCGTTCGGCATAGTTTTAACGGGCTCGCCGTTTTCGCCTTCGTAAATACGACCCCAGCCGGTCAAAATCGCAACAAACATGACGACCCATAAAATACACGGATAAAAACAAGTTGCCAAAAAATCGCTCGGTGCCGGAACGGTAATGTATGAAGCATCGGCCGACAGCGTTTTGATACAGCCCAATAAAAGCAATACGGAACCGCCGAAAGGCATACATGCATTAAATGAATCGCAGGCAACAGCCAAAAAATTTGCTCTGCGATACGGATGCAATTTTGCTTTTTGGCCCAACGCATTGACCAACGGCGAAGCGCAGATATTCGGTATCGTATTGATGGCGCTGATTAAAACCGAAAAAGCGGTTGAAAATAGAAATATTAAAAATTCCGCTTGTCTTGTTGTTTTAATATTCTTTGACAATTTTTCAACAAGTTCTTCCATATAGCCGCTTGAAATCAATAAATCTCCCATTGAAACGATAACCATAAGA
This Treponema socranskii subsp. buccale DNA region includes the following protein-coding sequences:
- a CDS encoding alpha/beta fold hydrolase, translated to MMVNLGHDLVEEGYTVVRFDCAGAGDSEGDWTYMTISGETEDFKKILHWVKDVLTPEKTMILGYSMGALETALCCREILLDGILFWSPVSRAYECFMHLLGKERFTYGMAGNNVDFMGDRIGKEFFRDIKDNPLDGIAAIKDFEKPVYFIHGDADTDVLPENSERYMEVLPHAERKFVRGAGHGYDGWEKQDDL
- a CDS encoding D-serine ammonia-lyase, with the protein product MDITELIKKNPIIKNISEGEEVCWINPNATNFKSAIENLSVHEADIDDAEKRLQRFSSFIQTCFPETAETNGLIESPLQEIGAMKKRLHCDYGVRIYGKLLLKRDSDLAVAGSVKARGGIYEILKYAEDLALQHNKIHVNDDYSKFADSAMKAFFSEYTIHVGSTGNLGLSIGIISAALGFTVFVHMSADAKQWKKELLRSKGVNVIEYAGDYGKAVEEGRRRAASDPKSYFVDDENSKNLFLGYAVAAKRLKKQLEEKNIKMDSDHPLFLFIPCGVGGAPGGLTFGIKHIYKDNVHVFYIEPTQACCMLLGLITGMHDRICVQDVHLSGKTEADGLAVSRPSKFVGKTIYKMVAGECTVKDERLYRYMKALSDTENIFIEPSSCAIFEGVVQLAKSSVFQDYLAEQRLSDKMENSIQIAWATGGRLVPESVKNEYYKKASDLEHRSKS